A genomic segment from Bryobacteraceae bacterium encodes:
- a CDS encoding glycosyltransferase family 1 protein produces the protein MRIVLDGRHVRDFGIGTYIRNLVQALAALDNDNQYTLVTMPGETDEFGRLPKNFAPAEYSHHDLAKIDHLAFPLFLRRFHADLFHIPLNRVPWFMPHPYIVTVHDMGRQLLGTGWRNQASLYRARRGLLNAARVIAVSDSTQRAVEGVVEIPRERFTRIYNAPDPQFLAHSSTAEERQRQLDRYQVTYPYILYAGSVKRQKNIPRLIDAFMVVRGELATHPRYHDLRLVIIGDEISQNPAVRRAALQSRAGQAIRFLGFVPVETLRAFYESAELFVFPSIREGFGMPPLEAMACGTPVVASNVSSLPEVVGDAAVLVSPDNVFEIARGIKDVLLSETMRQELILRGYEQVRRFSWERTARQVLDTYIDVYRRSR, from the coding sequence ATGCGGATCGTCCTGGACGGGCGCCATGTCCGGGATTTCGGCATCGGGACCTACATCCGCAATCTGGTGCAGGCGCTGGCCGCGCTCGACAACGACAACCAATACACGCTGGTGACGATGCCGGGCGAGACCGACGAGTTCGGGAGGCTACCGAAGAATTTCGCTCCGGCGGAGTACTCGCATCATGACCTGGCGAAAATCGATCATCTGGCGTTTCCGCTGTTTCTTCGCCGATTTCACGCCGATCTGTTCCACATCCCGCTGAACCGCGTTCCCTGGTTCATGCCGCATCCCTATATCGTGACGGTCCACGACATGGGCCGGCAGTTACTGGGCACCGGCTGGCGGAACCAGGCGAGCCTCTACCGTGCGCGCCGGGGCCTGCTCAACGCGGCCCGGGTGATCGCCGTTTCCGACTCGACGCAGCGGGCGGTGGAGGGCGTGGTGGAGATCCCACGCGAGCGCTTCACGCGGATCTACAACGCGCCGGATCCGCAGTTTCTGGCGCACAGCTCAACGGCCGAGGAGCGGCAGCGGCAACTGGACCGCTACCAGGTGACCTACCCGTACATTCTCTACGCGGGCAGCGTGAAGCGGCAGAAGAACATTCCGCGGCTGATCGATGCGTTCATGGTGGTGCGGGGCGAGTTGGCGACACACCCGCGCTATCACGATCTGCGGCTGGTGATCATCGGCGATGAGATCAGCCAGAACCCCGCCGTGCGGCGGGCGGCGCTGCAGAGCCGCGCCGGGCAGGCGATCCGATTTCTGGGGTTCGTGCCGGTGGAGACGCTGCGGGCCTTTTACGAATCGGCCGAGCTGTTCGTGTTTCCGTCGATCCGGGAAGGATTCGGGATGCCGCCGCTCGAAGCGATGGCGTGCGGGACGCCGGTGGTGGCGTCGAACGTGAGTTCGCTGCCGGAGGTGGTGGGGGACGCGGCGGTGCTGGTGAGTCCGGACAACGTGTTCGAGATCGCGCGTGGGATCAAGGACGTGCTGCTGAGCGAGACGATGCGGCAGGAGTTGATCCTGCGGGGCTACGAGCAGGTGCGGCGGTTCAGTTGGGAGCGGACGGCGCGGCAGGTGCTGGACACCTACATTGACG
- the glyA gene encoding serine hydroxymethyltransferase, protein MSTEMNRMAMPLAEADPEVWAAVSAELERQHSRLELIASENFTSEAVLEAAGTVLTNKYAEGYPGKRYYGGCEHVDVVENLARDRAKELFRADFANVQPHSGSQANEAAYASVLKPGDTILGMDLAHGGHLTHGHPLNFSGKLYRIVGYGVRRDSETIDYDALAKLADEHKPKMIVAGGSAYPRIIDFGRFREIADAVGAFFMVDMAHFSGLVAAGLYPNPCEHADIVTSTTHKTLRGPRAGMILARRRVMGQDKKGKDILLGDLIDKAVFPGAQGGPLCHVIAAKAVCFREATTPEFRAYQQRVKDNAAALSAALTGAGYRIVSGGTDTHLALVDVFSKGVRGKEAERALDEAWITVNKNAIPFDTNPPLNPSGIRVGSPAVTTRGFGEREMREVGALIAEVLDAIPSGEAALGAAVESVRRRVAGLTARFPLYAWKQQPVTAS, encoded by the coding sequence ATGAGCACCGAGATGAATCGCATGGCGATGCCGCTGGCCGAGGCCGATCCGGAAGTTTGGGCGGCCGTTTCGGCGGAACTGGAGCGGCAGCATTCGCGGCTGGAACTGATCGCCAGCGAGAATTTCACGTCGGAGGCGGTGCTGGAGGCGGCGGGCACGGTCCTGACGAACAAGTACGCGGAAGGGTATCCGGGAAAGCGGTACTACGGCGGCTGCGAGCACGTTGACGTGGTGGAGAACCTGGCGCGGGACCGGGCGAAGGAATTGTTCCGGGCCGATTTCGCGAATGTGCAACCGCATTCGGGTTCGCAGGCGAACGAGGCGGCGTACGCGAGCGTGCTGAAGCCGGGCGATACGATTCTCGGGATGGATCTGGCGCACGGCGGCCACCTCACGCACGGGCATCCGCTGAATTTCTCCGGGAAGCTGTACCGCATCGTGGGCTATGGCGTGCGGCGCGACAGCGAGACGATCGACTACGACGCGCTGGCGAAGCTGGCGGACGAGCACAAGCCGAAGATGATCGTGGCGGGCGGGAGCGCGTATCCGCGGATCATCGATTTCGGGCGGTTCCGGGAGATCGCCGACGCGGTGGGTGCGTTTTTCATGGTGGACATGGCGCACTTTTCGGGGCTCGTCGCCGCAGGGCTGTACCCGAATCCGTGCGAGCATGCCGATATCGTGACGTCGACGACGCACAAGACGCTGCGGGGTCCGCGGGCGGGGATGATCCTGGCGCGGCGGCGGGTGATGGGACAGGACAAGAAGGGCAAGGACATTCTGCTCGGCGATCTGATCGACAAGGCGGTGTTTCCGGGGGCGCAGGGCGGTCCGTTGTGTCATGTGATCGCGGCGAAGGCGGTTTGCTTCCGGGAGGCGACGACGCCGGAATTCCGCGCGTATCAGCAGCGGGTGAAGGATAATGCGGCGGCGTTGTCAGCGGCGCTCACCGGAGCCGGGTACCGGATCGTTTCCGGCGGCACGGACACGCATCTCGCGCTGGTGGATGTCTTCAGCAAGGGAGTGCGGGGGAAAGAAGCCGAGCGCGCGCTGGACGAGGCGTGGATTACGGTGAACAAGAACGCGATTCCGTTCGACACGAATCCGCCGCTGAACCCGAGCGGAATCCGGGTGGGCAGCCCGGCGGTGACGACGCGGGGATTCGGGGAGCGGGAAATGCGCGAAGTGGGCGCGTTGATCGCCGAGGTGCTCGACGCGATCCCGTCGGGCGAGGCGGCGCTCGGAGCCGCCGTGGAATCGGTCCGCCGCCGCGTTGCCGGGCTGACCGCTCGCTTTCCGCTGTACGCGTGGAAGCAGCAACCGGTGACCGCGAGCTAG
- the rpiB gene encoding ribose 5-phosphate isomerase B has product MKIAIGADHAGFALKEKLRDKLVAEGHEVRDVGTNGPESTDYPDYAAKVGQDVASGAAERGILVCSSGVGMSIAANKIPGIRAALGTREDEVRLTRSHNDANVLTIGSTFTPEADARRFVDAFLTTEFEGGRHARRVGKITKLEEEANHR; this is encoded by the coding sequence ATGAAGATCGCCATCGGGGCCGACCACGCGGGTTTTGCCTTGAAAGAAAAACTGCGCGACAAGCTGGTCGCGGAGGGCCACGAGGTCCGCGATGTGGGGACGAACGGTCCGGAATCCACGGACTACCCGGATTACGCGGCGAAAGTGGGCCAGGACGTGGCAAGCGGGGCGGCGGAGCGGGGGATCCTGGTGTGTTCGAGCGGGGTGGGGATGTCGATCGCGGCGAACAAGATACCGGGGATTCGGGCGGCGCTAGGGACGCGCGAGGACGAGGTCCGGCTGACGCGTTCGCACAATGACGCGAACGTGCTGACGATCGGGTCCACATTCACGCCGGAAGCCGACGCGCGGCGGTTCGTGGACGCCTTTCTCACGACGGAATTCGAAGGCGGCCGGCATGCGCGCCGCGTCGGCAAGATCACGAAGCTGGAGGAAGAAGCGAACCACCGATGA
- a CDS encoding zf-HC2 domain-containing protein translates to MTATECRDVFARLSEYLDKDLPPDLCERIEAHIEGCAPCVEFVESLRKSTELCRQFLEQEKPGPLPEEMREQFLEAYRGLGMDAKGIDAK, encoded by the coding sequence GTGACGGCGACGGAGTGCAGGGACGTTTTCGCGCGGCTCTCGGAATATCTGGACAAGGATTTGCCGCCGGATTTGTGCGAACGGATCGAGGCGCATATCGAAGGGTGCGCGCCGTGCGTGGAGTTCGTGGAGAGCCTGCGGAAATCGACCGAGTTGTGCCGTCAATTTCTGGAGCAGGAGAAACCGGGTCCGCTGCCGGAGGAGATGCGGGAGCAGTTTTTGGAGGCGTACCGGGGGCTGGGAATGGATGCGAAAGGAATAGACGCGAAGTAG
- a CDS encoding sigma-70 family RNA polymerase sigma factor, giving the protein MEVDLARRLLGGDGSAFDEFVQVFRGKVFQYSYLMCGHREDAEEIAQETLLKVFQNFRQLREPEHIKAWVFRIAKNACSMRRRKSTYAPVEELSLDELKPSFTEDGESRRLEIADWRAVPEDQAITGQLAGILRRAVEELPEMYRSVLLLRDMEELSTAESAAILDVSEDVIKTRLHRARLAVRQKMDEHLRAVEAAA; this is encoded by the coding sequence ATGGAAGTGGATTTGGCGCGGCGGCTGCTCGGCGGCGACGGGAGCGCTTTCGACGAATTCGTGCAGGTATTCCGGGGAAAGGTCTTCCAGTATTCGTACCTGATGTGCGGGCACCGGGAGGACGCCGAGGAGATCGCGCAGGAGACGCTGTTGAAGGTATTTCAGAATTTCCGGCAATTGCGGGAGCCGGAGCATATCAAAGCGTGGGTGTTCCGGATCGCGAAGAACGCGTGCTCGATGCGGCGGCGGAAGAGCACGTACGCGCCGGTGGAGGAGTTGTCGCTCGACGAATTGAAGCCGTCGTTCACCGAGGATGGGGAGTCGCGGCGGCTGGAGATCGCCGATTGGCGGGCGGTTCCGGAAGACCAAGCGATCACGGGGCAGTTGGCGGGAATTCTGCGGCGAGCGGTGGAGGAACTGCCGGAGATGTACCGGAGCGTGCTGCTGCTGCGGGACATGGAAGAACTCTCGACGGCGGAATCCGCGGCGATCCTCGATGTGAGCGAAGACGTGATCAAGACGCGGCTGCACCGGGCGCGGCTGGCGGTGCGGCAGAAGATGGACGAACACCTGCGGGCGGTGGAGGCGGCGGCGTGA